In Oryza brachyantha chromosome 2, ObraRS2, whole genome shotgun sequence, a single window of DNA contains:
- the LOC102722088 gene encoding 14 kDa proline-rich protein DC2.15-like — protein MASKAFALFLAVNLVALIGVASACGGRRPSCPTPTPTPTPSTPTPTPAAFGRCPRDALKLGVCANVLGLIKAKVGVPPAEPCCPLLEGLVDLEAAVCLCTAIRGNILGINLNLPIDLSLILNYCGKAVPTGFKC, from the coding sequence ATGGCGTCCAAGGCGTTCGCGCTCTTCCTGGCCGTGAACCTCGTCGCGCTGATCGGGGTGGCCAGCGCctgcggcggcaggcggccgtcgtgcccgacgccgacgcccacGCCGAccccgtcgacgccgacgccgacgccggcggcgttcGGCAGGTGCCCCCGCGACGCGCTGAAGCTGGGCGTGTGCGCCAACGTGCTGGGGCTGATCAAGGCGAAGGTGGGCGTGCCGCCGGCGGAGCCGTGCTGCCCGCTGCTGGAGGGGCTGGTCGACCTGGAGGCCGCGGTGTGCCTCTGCACGGCCATCAGGGGCAACATCCTCGGCATCAACCTCAACCTCCCCATCGACCTCAGCCTTATCCTCAACTACTGTGGCAAGGCCGTGCCCACCGGCTTCAAgtgctaa
- the LOC102722929 gene encoding uncharacterized protein LOC102722929: protein MPGQSSPQTLNGQLKLNTITAILLVIIFLLTLCNTSCDARHDHLRVSGKYDSSKSLPSKVGLTEHVGSKQIDQSMANEVTLLNVKMELEASSSSSSSSSGGVRNTGPAVRVSQQLRHRKHKDDQGIHLDYAQPKTRTPCHN, encoded by the exons ATGCCTGGCCAAAGCTCTCCACAAACTCTCAATGGGCAGCTAAAGCTTAACACCATTACCGCCATTCTACTGGTCATCATCTTCCTCTTGACTCTCTGCAACACATCATGTGATGCTCGTCATGATCACCTCCGTGTCAGTGGCAAGTACGACTCAAGCAAATCCCTGCCATCCAAGGTC GGTTTGACAGAACATGTTGGGAGCAAGCAGATCGATCAATCAATGGCCAATGAGGTGACGCTGCTGAATGTGAAGATGGAATTGGAGGcatcatcatcgtcgtcgtcgtcgtcgtcaggtGGAGTTCGAAATACTGGACCTGCTGTTAGGGTTTCACAACAGCTGCGTCATCGGAAGCACAAGGATGATCAGGGAATTCACCTGGATTATGCTCAACCTAAAACCCGTACTCCGTGCCATAACTGA
- the LOC102722647 gene encoding uncharacterized protein LOC102722647, with amino-acid sequence MDAAAADLEARQLRILRRVADLEVAAQQHRLGALSISQEPSWGEAEETSATEARLSAILTARGVLDFTFRRVPADYYDRPLEERRDLLRADSVDQLCKSIVMVNTQAAEDVIDCSNPKNSKYYVVVVQYMARLNADSIKNFIYALNEKQIPKKRFNMRLAPEEESQKLTGFVHNAVTCIGMETDIPVIVDEAITKLDKDFFWLGGGEVDLKLGIRTSQFLKAFQPFVVRCS; translated from the exons atggacgccgccgcggccgatcTCGAGGCGCGGCAGCTGCGCATCCTTCGCCGCGTCGCGGACCTGGAGGTCGCCGCGCAGCAGCACCGCCTTGGGGCGCTCTCCATCTCCCAGGAGCCCTCGTggggcgaggcggaggagacGAGCGCCACCGAGGCGCGGCTCTCCGCCATCCTGACCGCGCGCGGCGTGCTCGACTTCACCTTCCGGCGCGTGCCCGCCGACTACTACGACCGCCCCCTCGAGGAGCGCCGggacctcctccgcgccgactcaGTCGACCAACTCTGCAAGAGCATCGTCATG GTAAATACGCAAGCTGCTGAAGATGTTATTGATTGCAGCAATCCAAagaattcaaaatattatgttgTTGTTGTTCAA TACATGGCACGGCTTAATGCTGACAGCATCAAGAATTTCATCTATGCCCTAAATGAGAAGCAGATACCCAAAAAAAGATTCAACA TGAGACTAGCACCAGAAGAGGAGTCGCAAAAGCTTACTGGATTTGTGCACAATGCTGTTACGTGCATTGGAATGGAAACAGACATACCG GTTATCGTTGATGAAGCTATCACCAAGTTAGATAAGGATTTCTTCTGGCTGGGAGGCGGGGAAGTTGACCTGAAGCTTGGGATACGGACCTCGCAGTTCCTAAAGGCATTCCAACCATTTGTGGTGAGGTgtagttaa
- the LOC102722369 gene encoding 14 kDa proline-rich protein DC2.15-like produces the protein MASRALLLVALNLVLFFTVASACGYSCPTPATPSTPSSPSSSGTKCPKNALKLAACADVLGLVSAEVGQPPYEPCCSVLGGLADLEAAVCLCTAIKANVLGITLDIPVKLSLLVNYCGKNVPSGFICA, from the coding sequence ATGGCATCCAGGGCACTCCTCCTCGTGGCTCTTAACCTGGTCCTCTTCTTCACGGTGGCCAGCGCCTGCGGCTACAGCTGCCcaacgccggcgacgccgtcgacgccgtcaTCACCCTCCTCTTCCGGCACCAAGTGCCCCAAGAACGCGCTGAAGCTCGCGGCGTGCGCCGACGTGCTGGGCCTCGTCAGCGCCGAGGTCGGGCAGCCGCCCTACGAGCCGTGCTGCAGCGTCCTcggcggcctcgccgaccTCGAGGCCGCCGTCTGCCTCTGCACCGCCATCAAGGCCAACGTGCTCGGCATCACCCTCGACATCCCCGTCAAGCTCAGCCTCCTCGTCAACTACTGCGGCAAGAACGTCCCTAGCGGCTTCATCTGTGCTTAA
- the LOC102721806 gene encoding vesicle-associated protein 1-3-like isoform X2, with product MSNTLLRVYPSDLKIPFGLKRQNSGIMELTNKTDQHVAFKVKTTNPRKYSVRPTSGVVLPRGSSGITVSMQAPREIPADYHCKDKFLIQSVVVEEGTASKDIHSGMFSKEPGKVVEEFKLRVVYIPANPPSPVPEEEEEDIDSLDSDVDYELKMPSTSYSASRLGYTSGSQASHNNEDLKKRRPSSVRGFSTLSVLLVFAFSVFAGYFMTQSNV from the exons ATGAGTAATACGCTGCTTCGAGTCTACCCTTCAGACCTGAAGATACCAT TCGGGCTCAAGAGGCAGAATTCGGGTATCATGGAGCTCACGAACAAGACCGATCAGCATGTGGCCTTCAAG GTGAAAACAACAAACCCTAGGAAGTACTCGGTGAGGCCGACATCTGGAGTCGTGCTGCCGAGGGGGTCAAGCGGGATCACAG TAAGTATGCAAGCGCCGAGAGAGATCCCTGCGGATTACCACTGCAAGGACAAGTTTCTCATCCAAAGCGTCGTAGTAGAGGAGGGCACAGCGTCGAAGGACATTCACTCTGGCATG TTCAGTAAAGAGCCTGGAAAGGTAGTCGAGGAGTTCAAGCTGAGGGTGGTCTACATCCCTGCCAATCCTCCCTCCCCTGTgccagaggaagaagaggaagataTTGATTCCCTTGATTCAGATGTGGACTATGAACTGAAAATGCCATCTACATCCTATTCT GCATCAAGGCTGGGATATACATCGGGTTCACAGGCTTCACATAACAACGAG GATCTTAAGAAGAGAAGGCCATCATCCGTTCGGGGTTTCTCTACTCTTTCTGTCCTTCTGGTCTTTGCATTCTCTGTCTTTGCTGGATACTTCATGACTCAAAGCAATGTGTAG
- the LOC102721806 gene encoding vesicle-associated protein 1-3-like isoform X1, giving the protein MSNTLLRVYPSDLKIPFGLKRQNSGIMELTNKTDQHVAFKVKTTNPRKYSVRPTSGVVLPRGSSGITVSMQAPREIPADYHCKDKFLIQSVVVEEGTASKDIHSGMFSKEPGKVVEEFKLRVVYIPANPPSPVPEEEEEDIDSLDSDVDYELKMPSTSYSASRLGYTSGSQASHNNEAVSLTEAVLRKYLDENQKLQQALDLKKRRPSSVRGFSTLSVLLVFAFSVFAGYFMTQSNV; this is encoded by the exons ATGAGTAATACGCTGCTTCGAGTCTACCCTTCAGACCTGAAGATACCAT TCGGGCTCAAGAGGCAGAATTCGGGTATCATGGAGCTCACGAACAAGACCGATCAGCATGTGGCCTTCAAG GTGAAAACAACAAACCCTAGGAAGTACTCGGTGAGGCCGACATCTGGAGTCGTGCTGCCGAGGGGGTCAAGCGGGATCACAG TAAGTATGCAAGCGCCGAGAGAGATCCCTGCGGATTACCACTGCAAGGACAAGTTTCTCATCCAAAGCGTCGTAGTAGAGGAGGGCACAGCGTCGAAGGACATTCACTCTGGCATG TTCAGTAAAGAGCCTGGAAAGGTAGTCGAGGAGTTCAAGCTGAGGGTGGTCTACATCCCTGCCAATCCTCCCTCCCCTGTgccagaggaagaagaggaagataTTGATTCCCTTGATTCAGATGTGGACTATGAACTGAAAATGCCATCTACATCCTATTCT GCATCAAGGCTGGGATATACATCGGGTTCACAGGCTTCACATAACAACGAG GCCGTCTCTTTGACCGAAGCTGTATTGAGAAAATATCTAGATGAAAACCAGAAGCTTCAACAAGCATTG GATCTTAAGAAGAGAAGGCCATCATCCGTTCGGGGTTTCTCTACTCTTTCTGTCCTTCTGGTCTTTGCATTCTCTGTCTTTGCTGGATACTTCATGACTCAAAGCAATGTGTAG